In Gopherus flavomarginatus isolate rGopFla2 chromosome 5, rGopFla2.mat.asm, whole genome shotgun sequence, one DNA window encodes the following:
- the LOC127051092 gene encoding interferon-induced transmembrane protein 3-like, protein MDNPPYAFPARSNQLFPHHNYEHLKEEHEIGVVSPGSTVNSTVISMHPYEPPPRDHIIWSIFSTLYVNFCCLGFMALVFSIKARDRKVVGDHSGASSYSSTAKCLNIMALVLSLLLILVITGVIVVTHATQPGD, encoded by the exons ATGGACAACCCCCCATACGCCTTCCCGGCCCGCAGCAACCAACTCTTCCCACACCACAACTATGAGCACCTGAAGGAAGAGCATGAGATCGGGGTGGTCTCCCCAGGGTCCACCGTCAACTCCACGGTTATCAGCATGCACCCGTACGAGCCCCCGCCCCGCGACCACATCATCTGGTCCATCTTCAGCACCCTCTACGTGAACTTCTGCTGCCTCGGCTTCATGGCGCTGGTTTTCTCCATCAAG gcCAGGGATCGTAAAGTCGTCGGTGACCACAGTGGCGCAAGCAGCTACAGCTCCACTGCCAAGTGCCTGAACATCATGGCCCTGGTCCTGTCCCTCTTGCTCATCCTCGTGATAACAGGAGTCATCGTTGTCACACATGCAACGCAACCTGGAGACTAG